The following proteins are co-located in the Paenibacillus sp. JNUCC32 genome:
- a CDS encoding glycerophosphodiester phosphodiesterase: protein MKRMMVIFAALLAVTGSQTAADVPHYPFHHAREREAWIRSGDERDESWVNIAHRGASGYAPENTMAAFVKAFDMGADMLELDVQLSKDGEVVVIHDSTVERTTDGQGEVGGLTLEELRRLDAGSWYDSSFKGEIIPTLAEVLEHFGGRIGLLIELKSPSRYPGIEQKVAGDLRRYAAQTDGLRYKDLIIVQSADTDSLVRFRQLMPDIPLGVVITNAGDLSKQRLDNMKAYADYVSISMRLVSKGLVQKIHKSGMKTMVWTIRDMLQIPYVLQINVDGIITDYPDRVPITISNRNMTR, encoded by the coding sequence ATGAAAAGAATGATGGTTATCTTTGCTGCTCTGCTGGCAGTAACCGGTTCCCAAACGGCAGCCGACGTGCCTCATTATCCATTTCATCATGCCAGGGAACGAGAGGCCTGGATCAGGTCCGGGGATGAACGCGACGAGTCCTGGGTCAATATCGCCCATCGGGGGGCGTCGGGTTATGCGCCTGAGAATACGATGGCTGCGTTTGTCAAAGCGTTTGACATGGGAGCGGATATGCTGGAGCTGGATGTTCAGCTGAGCAAGGATGGAGAGGTCGTGGTGATCCATGATTCCACGGTTGAGCGAACCACCGACGGGCAAGGCGAAGTGGGCGGCCTAACCTTGGAGGAGCTGCGGCGGCTGGATGCGGGTTCGTGGTACGATTCGTCGTTCAAAGGAGAAATCATTCCGACATTGGCGGAGGTGCTTGAGCACTTCGGTGGCCGGATCGGATTGCTGATCGAATTGAAATCGCCCTCCCGGTACCCGGGCATCGAGCAAAAGGTTGCTGGCGATTTGAGAAGATATGCCGCCCAGACTGATGGATTAAGGTACAAGGACCTGATTATCGTTCAGTCTGCCGATACGGACTCGCTGGTTCGGTTCCGCCAGCTGATGCCCGATATCCCGCTAGGCGTAGTTATCACCAATGCGGGCGACTTATCCAAGCAGCGGCTGGATAATATGAAGGCGTACGCGGACTACGTGAGTATATCGATGAGGCTCGTCTCCAAGGGTCTGGTCCAAAAGATCCATAAATCGGGGATGAAAACGATGGTGTGGACCATTCGGGATATGCTGCAAATACCTTACGTGCTTCAAATTAACGTTGACGGTATCATTACGGATTATCCGGACCGGGTGCCGATTACGATTTCGAACAGGAACATGACCAGATAA